The DNA region ATTCACCATCGCATGTTAAAAATGGGCTTAACACATCTGCAAACTACCCTTGTTTTAGCATGCCTAAACCTTGTTTCGATAGTAATGGTGCTGGTGTTAAGTAACTTAAATAACTCCTGGCTTATTGTTCTTATATTTTTATTGTCGATATCCTTCAACGGGATGGTCACTTATTTTATCCGTTCAAAAAAAGATGAAGCCTTGGTAGTCCGGAATTTTAGCGACTAATAAACAATTGTAACCTGCAAGTAGTAATACCGGAAGTAAACAAATTAACCATCCATCTTCATTAACTTTGATGCTTTATTTATCAGCATACAATGAAGATAGCTATAAATGGGTTTGGCCGCATTGGCCGCATATTTTTAAGAAATATTTTATTGCACCCCGAAATACAGGTGGTTGCTATAAATGACCTTACCGACACGCAAACCCTCGCGCATTTATTTAAGTATGATTCTGTTCACCGGGGTTTTAAGGGTACGGTGAGTTTTGATGATAACAGTCTTGTTATTAACGGTAACCACATACAGGTATTTGCCGGGCGCGACCCTCTTAAACTGCCCTGGAAAGCACTGGATATTGATATCGTAATAGAATCTACAGGTAAATTCACTTCCAGGGGGAGTGCTGAGGCTCATTTAACCGCCGGAGCACGGCAGGTTATCATATCTGCACCATCAACCGATAAAAATGTACCAACTGTAGTGCTTGGCGTAAACGACGGGGAGATTGACCTGCAATCCCCTGTGCTGTCAAACGCATCATGTACAACTAATAATGTTGCCGCAATGGTAAAAATATTAGATGAAAACTGGGGTATCATTGATGGTTACATTACTACCGTTCACTCCATGACCGGGGATCAAAGTCTGCATGACGCACCTCATAAAGATCTTAGACGGGCAAGGGCCGCATCGGCTTCTATTATACCCACCACTACGGGTGCTGCTAAAGCAATAACAGCTATATTCCCCCATTTGGACGGCCGTTTGGGCGGAGCAGGAATTCGTGTACCGGTACTTAACGGCTCATTAACTGATTTTACCTGCAGCCTCAAAAAGCAGCCAACCATAGCTCAAATTAATAAAGCATTTAAACAAGCTGCAAACGGGCCAATGATAAATGTATTGGAATATACGGAAGATCCTATTGTATCAACCGACATATTGGATAACTCCCACAGCTGTATTTTTGACGCCCAACTAACGTCAATAGTGGGCGGCCTTGTAAAAGTTGTTGGCTGGTATGATAATGAAATGGGATACAGCAGCCGGCTGGCCGATTTGGTGGTACAAATAGCCGAAATTAAAAAACAGCCTGCCTAAACAATAGCATAAGTTATTTTCTGTATAATTTGAGTGGCTCCCAGGATACCCGAAATAGCTCGTTGCCACTGTAATTTTAGTGGAATTAAAATTTTCGGTCCTATGAATTTTTCCAATTTTGCAGCATGATCAGGTTTATAAAAGTAGATGAGCTGCTGCATGTACGTAACGAGGTACTGCGCGAAGGAAGGCTCACCCTTGATGAATGCCGTTTCCCGTCAGATAATAATGACGGTAATTTCCACCTTGGTTATTTTGTTGATGATGAATTGGCTTGTATCGCTTCATTTCACCCGCAAAGTTATCGGGAATTTAAGGGTACCGGGTACCAGCTCCGGGGCATGGCCACCATCGAAAAATATAGAGGGCAGGGCTTCGGCAATCAGTTGGTTAACTTTGCTTTGGTATACCTGCGAAGGCAAAAGGCGGATTATCTGTGGTGCAATGCCCGTAAAAAAGCAGTTCGCTTTTACAGTAGTCTCGGTTTCGAGATCGTTTCGCCCGAATTTGAGGTGCCGGGCATTGGTCCTCATCATGTAATGTATGTTAAAATAAGATGAAATTTTGGCCGATTAAAACAGCTTTTTTCGTTTTTCGTTAAGTATTTTGAATTAAAATGCTCAATTTGCGCCGTTCATTACAAATGACCCTTTAATAGATATGAAAACAGTAGATCAAATTAGTTTTGCAGGTAAAAAAGCCCTCATCAGGGTTGATTTTAACGTGCCTCTTGACGAGAATTACAATATTACCGACGATAACCGTATGACGGCAGCTTTGCCAACCATAAAAAAAATATTGAAAGATGGCGGCAAAGTTATCCTGATGTCGCACCTTGGCAGACCGAAAGATGGTCCTACAGAAAAATATTCATTAAAACATATCGTATCTCATTTGTCTGATCTGTTGGGTCAGCAAGTTCAGTTTGCTGATGATTGCATTGGTGAGCAAGCTGTTGAAAAAGCAAAAGCGCTTGGTAACGGCGAGGTTTTATTATTAGAGAACCTGCGTTTTTATAAAGAAGAAGAAAAAGGTGATGTTGCCTTTGCAGAAAAGCTTTCGAAATTAGGTGATGTTTATGTGAACGATGCTTTTGGTACCGCTCACCGCGCACACGCTTCAACCGCTATCATTGCCCAGTTTTTCCCTGAAGCTAAATTTTTTGGTTACCTGATGGCAGCCGAATTGAATAATGCTGAAAAGATCCTGAACAACGCTCCTAAGCCTTTTACTGCTATCATGGGCGGTTCAAAGGTTTCTGATAAAATTGAGCTTATCGAAAAATTACTTGAAAAAGTTGATAACCTGATCATCGGCGGCGGTATGGCTTATACCTTTGCTAAAGCAGATGGTGGTAACATTGGTACCTCACTGGTTGAGATGGATAAACTTGATCTGGCAATCAGCCTAAGGCAAAAAGCAAAAGACAAAGGCGTAAACCTGTTATTGCCTTTAGATAATATCATTGCCGATGCATTTTCAAATGATGCTAACACGGATATTGCTAAAACAGGCGAAATAAAAGACAACTGGATGGGCCTTGATATTGGCCCTGAAACTGTTGCTTTATTCAACAAGGTAGTTGAAGAATCAAAAACCATTTTATGGAACGGCCCCATGGGTGTATTTGAAATGGAGAAATTTTTAGGCGGTACTAAAGCAATTGCCGAAGCTGTAGCTAAAGCAACAGAAAACGGTGCCTTCTCGCTGATTGGTGGTGGTGACTCTGCTGCTGCTGTAGCCAAATTCGGCATGACTGATGAGGTAAGCTACGTGTCAACCGGTGGTGGTGCATTGCTTGAATACATGGAAGGTAAAGAATTGCCAGGCGTAAAAGCAATCAACGACTAATAAGAACTAAAACAAACAAAAAAAGGCTCCGGTGACGGAGCTTTTTTTGTTTAAAGCCGTTGCCGATCAATTTATCCCTGATAATTATCTTAACTTCAAATTGAGTTTTGCATTGTTGTTTAAGCCAATTATGAAATATGATCAACATTAATTCGGGAGGAGAGGCTCAACACACGTTTGACGCCATAGTGATTGGATCGGGTATTAGCGGCGGATGGGCTGCCAAAGAACTATGCGAAAAAGGACTGAAAACATTGGTGCTGGAACGTGGCCGGAATGTTACTCATTTAAAAGATTATCCAACCGCTACTAAAAATCCCTGGGATTTCCCCCATCGGGGGCACTTACCCAATACCATAAAAAGCGAAAATCCGATAGCCGAAAAGTGTTACGCTTTTAGCGAGGCTACGACTCATTTTTTTGTTAAAGATAAAGAGCATCCATATGTTCAGGAAAAACCATTCGACTGGATTCGTGGGTACCAGGTGGGCGGTAAATCATTGCTATGGGCCAGGCAAACCCAGCGCTGGAGCAGGTTTGATTTTGAGGGCCCGGCAAGAGATGGCTTTGCTACAGCATGGCCTATAAGTTACAACGATATTGCACCATGGTATAGTCATGTAGAGTTATTTGCCGGCATTGCCGGTAACAAGGATGGATTGGAAACGCTGCCGGATGGCGAGTTTTTACCGCCATGGGAAATGAATGTGGTTGAAAAGCAGATTCAAAAAAGAATCATGGATGCATACAAAGACAGGCATGTTGTTATTGGCAGGTGCGCACATTTAACTAAACCGCAACCAATTCATTTACAACAGGGCCGGGGGCAATGCCAGGCCAGGAGTTTATGTGAGCGCGGTTGCCCGTTTGGTGGTTATTTTAGCTCTAATTCTTCAACCTTGCCATGGGCTGCTAAAACGGGGAATCTTACCCTCCGGCCCGATGCCGTAGTACATTCAATTATTTACGATGAAAAAAAGAGAAAGGCGACAGGTGTCAGGGTAATAGATACACATACCAAATCAGTCACAGAATATTATGCCCGCATCATTTTTGTAAATGCTGCTACGTTAAACTCTAACCTTATTTTACTCAATTCAAAATCAGGCAGGTTTCCAAACGGTTTAGGGAACGATAACGATTTGCTTGGCAGGTATATCGCATTTCATAATTACCGCGGATCGTTAACGGCAACCATTGATGGTTACCTGGATACCTATTACTATGGCCGGAGGCCGGCTGCGGTTATGATGCCAAATTTTAGAAACGTTTATAAACAGGAAACCGACTTTTTAAGAGGGTATATGACGTTTTATAGCGCTACAAGGAGCAGTTGGGGGCATGCTGTTGACGGCGATCAGATTGGGGCCAACTATAAAGACAATATCTCCGAGCCAGGCAACTGGAATGTATACATGATGATGCAGGGTGAAACCATTCCCAAGGCTAAAAATAGGGTGAACCTGAGTAAAGACCAAACAGATGAATGGGGTATACCATTACTATCCGTTTCGGTAGACTATGATGATAACGATGTGAAATCAATGAACGATTTTTTGCAGCAGGGTGCCGAGATGCTTGATAAGGCCGGCTGCAAAAATATAGCCCCTAACGATAGCAAGCAGGCGCCTGGTTTAGATATCCACGAGGTGGGAGGAGTAAGGATAGGAACCGATCCTAAAAACTCATTGTTAAATAAATGGAACCAATTGCATGCATGCCCCAATGTATTTGTAACCGATGGGGCTTGTATGACATCAACCGGTACTCAAAACCCGTCGCTAACTTTTATGGCCCTAACTGCGAGGGCTGCAAACTATGCGGCAGATGAATTGCGGAAAAACAACATATGATTTTTGTCTTCGATTGGTTTCGAAAAAGATAATTTAAAGGAAAAACTTATGGGTGGATTAAGTTTGCTTGACCTTCAAAAAGGTTGGATGATTAATAAATAATACTTTCGCAGATATTGAAATTAGTTAATTTACATATCCGGAGTTTTGAAGAGGGGGATCGCGAAAAACTCCGGGAGCTTTATTTGCTATGCCGGATCCAGACTTTTTACTGGATGGATAGCTCCTTGTTTACATTGAGTGATTTTGATGCTCACACACGTGATGAAGATATATGGGTAGCCGAATGTGATGATCAGATAGCAGGATTTATGGCTGTTTGGCCTCCCGATGCTTTTATTCATCATTTATATATTGATACGGTATATAGAGGAAAAGGTATCGGTAAAGCGCTGCTTGCTTTGGCACTTCAAACTTACCCAGCTCCACTTAGTTTAAAATGTCTTGTTAAAAATGAGGCAGCAGTTCAATTTTATCGTGCCTTAAATTGGGAAGTGAGAGACAATGGTGCTGATAGCCTTGGGGATTATTTTTTAATGCAGCGAAACATATAAAAAAAACGAGGCTGTATCACATAATCGTGATACAGCCTCGTTTTTTTAACTTATTCGAATACTTAAACAATATATAGTCTGAGGTTGACTCTATTGACAAAAAGGGGGTTAACAGGGTTAACACAATTTAGGGTTAATATTTATTTATGTAGTTCATTATCAAATAATTGTGTGCTTTTTATGCAAAAATATGTTAACCCCCTTTTTGTATAAATATTATCGGCTAAATTTCAATTCATAGGTAACACAACACCAACACCAAGGATGGTCAATTTGATTTATAACACAGTTCCGTTTATTTTATTGAATCTTAACCGAAGTTACCACGTCATTGGCATTAGGTGATAATGTAGTAAAATTAGCTGTGTTCGATGTCCGTATCCAGGATGTGCCTGTAGAGTTATTGTTTGCGTACATGGTGACTGTCCAACCCGTTGGGATTTTTACCGATGAAGCCCAGTTATCCACGAAGCCGTAGGCCTGCAATTGGGCAAGGGTATAGGTGCCTTTAGGGATGGCGCTGGTAACTGTGCCCCCGTAATTGATATCCTGGTAAAAAGTTACCCCTGTAGCACTTGTACCCGTATAAACTGTAGGCTTACCGTATAGTGCGTTGGATACGCTCGAAAGATAGGTGTGCACATCTGTATTCGGTAAGTTATAGGACAGGTAGATGCCGTAATTGTTATTTACTGTTTGAGTAGCCAGCGACGCCGCGGTTGATGAACTGGTGCTTTGAATATCAATAGCGGCCGGGCCAAGGTTGGCGGCGGTGAGTCCCGGAACGTTCGGCACAGAATAAGTGCCATAAATAGCGTTCCAGCTATAGTTAACTTTTGAGCCTACCGTTACTCCATTATAGCTCAGCCGTGATGCTGCCGGGCCATAAAAGTAAAACGAAATTATTTTGCCTGGCATCAGGTTACGCAGGGCAGTAACGAGGTAAACAAATGAACTGTCATTTGGCTGGCCGGTACCATTGGTACCATAATCAGCATATTCATCATCAAAATCGATCCCGTCCAGCCCATAGGTAGTAACCGCGTTGCTCAGCAACTGGGCAAAATCGTTGGCTGCGGCCTGGCTTGGGAAATTGCTGATGCCGGCGCCCTGGTGATTGCCTAAAATTGATAGCAGTACTTTAATGCCTTTAGCCTGTAAGCTTTGGATATAGGTAGCTTTATTATTGAGCACATTGGTTACCTGCGGATTAAAATAGAGTTCGGCTTTTTGGGTTGTGGTGTTGTAGTTGATGTTTGCTGCAAATATGATACCGATATCAAAAAGCTGCTCGCCGGTTGAGAGCGTGTAATTACCCACATTGCGGATATCATTGCTGTTAACCTCTACATAGCAAACAGTCTTTGGTCCGGCTACACCAATGGCGTCGGTATGCAGTTTTGATGATGAAGCGCTTGGATCAGCAGGTGCCGGCGCGTGGTCTTTGTTACAGGCTGCGGTAATCAGTAAAGCACCCCCCAACAAGGTGGTAAGGGATTTGGTTAATAATTGATTAAAGTTTGTTCTCATAATTGGTGT from Mucilaginibacter sp. SJ includes:
- the gap gene encoding type I glyceraldehyde-3-phosphate dehydrogenase; its protein translation is MKIAINGFGRIGRIFLRNILLHPEIQVVAINDLTDTQTLAHLFKYDSVHRGFKGTVSFDDNSLVINGNHIQVFAGRDPLKLPWKALDIDIVIESTGKFTSRGSAEAHLTAGARQVIISAPSTDKNVPTVVLGVNDGEIDLQSPVLSNASCTTNNVAAMVKILDENWGIIDGYITTVHSMTGDQSLHDAPHKDLRRARAASASIIPTTTGAAKAITAIFPHLDGRLGGAGIRVPVLNGSLTDFTCSLKKQPTIAQINKAFKQAANGPMINVLEYTEDPIVSTDILDNSHSCIFDAQLTSIVGGLVKVVGWYDNEMGYSSRLADLVVQIAEIKKQPA
- a CDS encoding GNAT family N-acetyltransferase — its product is MIRFIKVDELLHVRNEVLREGRLTLDECRFPSDNNDGNFHLGYFVDDELACIASFHPQSYREFKGTGYQLRGMATIEKYRGQGFGNQLVNFALVYLRRQKADYLWCNARKKAVRFYSSLGFEIVSPEFEVPGIGPHHVMYVKIR
- a CDS encoding phosphoglycerate kinase — translated: MKTVDQISFAGKKALIRVDFNVPLDENYNITDDNRMTAALPTIKKILKDGGKVILMSHLGRPKDGPTEKYSLKHIVSHLSDLLGQQVQFADDCIGEQAVEKAKALGNGEVLLLENLRFYKEEEKGDVAFAEKLSKLGDVYVNDAFGTAHRAHASTAIIAQFFPEAKFFGYLMAAELNNAEKILNNAPKPFTAIMGGSKVSDKIELIEKLLEKVDNLIIGGGMAYTFAKADGGNIGTSLVEMDKLDLAISLRQKAKDKGVNLLLPLDNIIADAFSNDANTDIAKTGEIKDNWMGLDIGPETVALFNKVVEESKTILWNGPMGVFEMEKFLGGTKAIAEAVAKATENGAFSLIGGGDSAAAVAKFGMTDEVSYVSTGGGALLEYMEGKELPGVKAIND
- a CDS encoding GMC oxidoreductase translates to MININSGGEAQHTFDAIVIGSGISGGWAAKELCEKGLKTLVLERGRNVTHLKDYPTATKNPWDFPHRGHLPNTIKSENPIAEKCYAFSEATTHFFVKDKEHPYVQEKPFDWIRGYQVGGKSLLWARQTQRWSRFDFEGPARDGFATAWPISYNDIAPWYSHVELFAGIAGNKDGLETLPDGEFLPPWEMNVVEKQIQKRIMDAYKDRHVVIGRCAHLTKPQPIHLQQGRGQCQARSLCERGCPFGGYFSSNSSTLPWAAKTGNLTLRPDAVVHSIIYDEKKRKATGVRVIDTHTKSVTEYYARIIFVNAATLNSNLILLNSKSGRFPNGLGNDNDLLGRYIAFHNYRGSLTATIDGYLDTYYYGRRPAAVMMPNFRNVYKQETDFLRGYMTFYSATRSSWGHAVDGDQIGANYKDNISEPGNWNVYMMMQGETIPKAKNRVNLSKDQTDEWGIPLLSVSVDYDDNDVKSMNDFLQQGAEMLDKAGCKNIAPNDSKQAPGLDIHEVGGVRIGTDPKNSLLNKWNQLHACPNVFVTDGACMTSTGTQNPSLTFMALTARAANYAADELRKNNI
- a CDS encoding GNAT family N-acetyltransferase translates to MKLVNLHIRSFEEGDREKLRELYLLCRIQTFYWMDSSLFTLSDFDAHTRDEDIWVAECDDQIAGFMAVWPPDAFIHHLYIDTVYRGKGIGKALLALALQTYPAPLSLKCLVKNEAAVQFYRALNWEVRDNGADSLGDYFLMQRNI
- a CDS encoding endo-beta-N-acetylglucosaminidase H, which encodes MRTNFNQLLTKSLTTLLGGALLITAACNKDHAPAPADPSASSSKLHTDAIGVAGPKTVCYVEVNSNDIRNVGNYTLSTGEQLFDIGIIFAANINYNTTTQKAELYFNPQVTNVLNNKATYIQSLQAKGIKVLLSILGNHQGAGISNFPSQAAANDFAQLLSNAVTTYGLDGIDFDDEYADYGTNGTGQPNDSSFVYLVTALRNLMPGKIISFYFYGPAASRLSYNGVTVGSKVNYSWNAIYGTYSVPNVPGLTAANLGPAAIDIQSTSSSTAASLATQTVNNNYGIYLSYNLPNTDVHTYLSSVSNALYGKPTVYTGTSATGVTFYQDINYGGTVTSAIPKGTYTLAQLQAYGFVDNWASSVKIPTGWTVTMYANNNSTGTSWIRTSNTANFTTLSPNANDVVTSVKIQ